A single region of the Saprospiraceae bacterium genome encodes:
- a CDS encoding TolC family protein — protein sequence MVRIFKITLLIAIMAFARTGARSQTLAPIKQLLEIAEKNYPAILAAEAQKQASGERVKSVRRTWIPDINASIQVNYSTYNNLTGMFYPEYILPVSGPPSTENLNEMVWGAAAGLLVKWEPYTFGRRGNEIKAAESSHEAGAAVKNLTLLEHSVQLSSTYLNYLLLIQILDVLESDLERANANYQQAVNLSSSGLVSGVDTARFHTELSKAKIKILQQQNILHEYEATLSELIATDLPENLMDATFFKALPRLSVSAEKIHPREQMAMAEWKTSQYLFKAEELSRMPTLSVWSTAYGRGSGVQLDNNGNTFVDNPSDGFNLSRFNYGIGVQLAMPLTQISRYQTQWKAKELETEADKQELEEVRLALNKQKSVADNTLKTALDIAGETPVQFQDARFAYEAVQSQYQAGLITFAELIEARNELVTAEIELRKSYWEAWKALLYMASVNGDLEIFLNQL from the coding sequence ATGGTTCGAATATTCAAGATCACCCTGCTGATAGCAATTATGGCATTTGCCAGGACGGGAGCACGCTCCCAGACGCTAGCCCCCATAAAACAGCTATTGGAAATAGCCGAAAAAAACTATCCGGCAATTCTTGCCGCAGAAGCACAAAAGCAAGCATCCGGAGAAAGAGTCAAGTCAGTCAGACGCACATGGATACCCGATATTAATGCTTCTATCCAAGTCAACTATTCTACCTATAACAACCTCACTGGGATGTTTTATCCGGAATACATCCTACCTGTGAGCGGCCCTCCATCTACTGAGAATCTCAACGAGATGGTCTGGGGGGCAGCTGCAGGTCTGCTTGTGAAATGGGAGCCCTACACCTTCGGACGTAGAGGCAATGAGATAAAGGCAGCCGAAAGCAGCCATGAAGCCGGAGCAGCCGTGAAAAATCTTACCCTGTTGGAACATAGCGTGCAGCTATCGAGCACCTACCTGAACTACCTCCTCCTTATTCAAATCCTGGATGTATTGGAAAGTGACCTCGAAAGAGCTAATGCCAATTACCAGCAAGCCGTAAACCTGTCTTCTTCCGGATTGGTTTCGGGGGTGGATACGGCACGTTTTCATACCGAACTTTCCAAAGCAAAAATTAAGATCCTGCAACAACAAAATATCCTTCATGAATACGAAGCAACACTGTCGGAATTAATTGCGACTGATTTGCCTGAAAATCTGATGGATGCTACTTTTTTTAAAGCACTACCTCGGTTATCAGTATCAGCAGAAAAGATCCATCCGAGAGAGCAAATGGCCATGGCTGAGTGGAAAACCTCGCAATACCTGTTTAAAGCAGAGGAATTAAGTCGGATGCCCACCCTGAGTGTCTGGAGTACTGCTTATGGCAGGGGTTCAGGTGTACAGCTTGACAACAACGGCAACACCTTTGTCGATAACCCGTCTGACGGGTTTAATCTCAGTCGGTTCAATTATGGCATTGGTGTACAACTGGCCATGCCGCTGACCCAGATCAGCCGCTATCAAACCCAGTGGAAAGCAAAGGAACTGGAAACCGAAGCCGATAAACAGGAACTGGAAGAAGTTCGCCTGGCTCTTAATAAACAAAAATCCGTTGCTGATAATACACTAAAAACTGCACTGGATATTGCCGGAGAAACCCCTGTTCAATTTCAAGATGCCCGGTTTGCGTATGAAGCCGTACAATCCCAATACCAGGCAGGCCTCATCACCTTTGCGGAGCTGATTGAAGCCCGGAATGAGCTGGTAACTGCAGAAATCGAACTCCGTAAATCCTATTGGGAAGCCTGGAAAGCATTACTGTATATGGCCTCTGTAAATGGTGACCTGGAAATCTTTTTAAACCAATTATAA
- a CDS encoding superoxide dismutase has protein sequence MMNRKDFLRNSAILGGASILPVNNVFSQNITENGMDKLVDADGHFIQQPLPYNKSFLEPHMDEETLHLHYEFHHGGAVKEANKDLGNIRKYLQTGEMDQVDLWTKKLAYHFSSHVLHAIFWTNLTDKKNEPRLELLKQIEKDFGSFDKLKTYISKISKSVEGSGWGILGYQPYSRSLTLLQCENHQKLTQWGVVPLLVIDVWEHAYYLKYKNKRAEFVDTVLEIINWDNVAERFVTARRLTE, from the coding sequence ATGATGAACAGAAAAGATTTCCTCAGAAACTCAGCCATACTGGGTGGGGCAAGTATTCTACCTGTTAATAATGTTTTTTCACAAAATATAACGGAAAACGGTATGGACAAGCTGGTGGACGCCGACGGTCATTTTATCCAACAACCGCTTCCCTACAACAAGTCTTTTTTAGAACCGCATATGGATGAAGAAACCCTACATCTGCATTATGAATTTCATCATGGCGGAGCGGTGAAAGAAGCCAATAAAGACCTGGGAAATATCAGAAAATATCTTCAGACAGGCGAAATGGATCAAGTAGATTTGTGGACCAAAAAGTTAGCCTATCACTTTTCGAGCCATGTGCTACATGCTATCTTTTGGACGAACCTGACTGATAAAAAAAACGAACCCCGATTGGAACTGCTGAAGCAGATCGAAAAAGACTTCGGCTCTTTCGATAAGCTGAAGACATACATCTCCAAAATCTCGAAATCAGTAGAAGGTAGCGGTTGGGGAATATTGGGTTATCAGCCCTATTCGCGATCGCTTACCTTATTACAATGTGAAAACCACCAGAAGCTCACGCAATGGGGAGTTGTACCCTTGCTTGTTATCGACGTCTGGGAACACGCCTACTACCTAAAGTACAAAAACAAACGCGCGGAATTCGTGGATACGGTTCTTGAGATCATCAATTGGGATAATGTGGCCGAAAGGTTTGTAACTGCCAGGCGATTGACCGAATAA
- a CDS encoding HAMP domain-containing sensor histidine kinase: MKLLAYTSRIQLFYFLILFGAFSILFYLVLSWSVLQHVDEVLFNRKVNLLAFLEDHPEAPFQEDNPLDDFTFHPLGEAYFQNGADRYADTLIYEPVDNELDEYRKLTACVQLHGDSYRLEIVRPHLEVPEMIGIIAVTLSGLFLGLALSFYLSQRIISKKIWKPFFEILERLRRFRLDKQQLPALPNAQIEEFRLLNEAVNELAQKNREVFESQKQFIENAAHEMQTPLSVIQLRLETLIGQAELTQGQAEILEGIISSTQRLKKLNKTLLLLSRIENRQFLLTEQIPVNRIIQESMAYYEEQQAALHIKVIMEIPENLTVKGNAMLTEILIQNLLKNAFLHNKRNGSVKIRIKGSHLVIANTGPAKLGKESALEPEKLFGRFYKQSGSPDSWGLGLAIARKIAAISGWELYYREKAGLHIFTVDFQ; the protein is encoded by the coding sequence ATGAAACTGCTTGCCTATACCTCCCGAATCCAATTATTCTATTTCCTGATTCTCTTCGGGGCCTTCTCCATACTGTTTTATCTGGTGCTGAGTTGGAGCGTACTGCAACATGTGGATGAAGTGCTCTTCAACCGCAAAGTCAATCTGCTGGCTTTCCTGGAAGATCATCCGGAAGCCCCGTTCCAAGAAGACAACCCGCTGGATGATTTTACTTTTCACCCCCTTGGCGAAGCATATTTTCAAAATGGAGCGGACCGTTATGCGGACACCCTGATCTATGAACCGGTGGACAACGAATTGGATGAATACAGGAAGCTGACTGCCTGTGTGCAGCTACACGGCGATTCTTATCGACTGGAAATTGTGCGACCCCACCTAGAGGTGCCTGAAATGATCGGTATCATCGCTGTTACCCTGAGCGGCTTATTTCTGGGTCTGGCACTCTCTTTTTACTTATCCCAACGTATCATTTCCAAGAAGATATGGAAACCGTTTTTTGAGATACTGGAAAGACTACGGCGTTTTCGTCTGGACAAACAACAACTGCCGGCCTTACCGAATGCACAGATAGAAGAATTCCGGCTGCTGAACGAAGCAGTAAATGAACTCGCACAGAAAAACCGGGAGGTGTTCGAAAGCCAAAAGCAATTTATTGAAAATGCCGCACATGAAATGCAAACGCCTTTATCGGTCATCCAGTTGCGCCTCGAAACGCTCATCGGGCAGGCGGAACTCACCCAGGGCCAGGCAGAAATCCTGGAAGGCATCATCAGCTCAACCCAGCGGTTAAAAAAGCTGAACAAGACCCTTTTACTCCTGTCCAGGATCGAAAACCGGCAGTTTCTACTTACGGAGCAAATTCCTGTTAACAGGATCATCCAGGAGTCGATGGCCTATTACGAAGAACAGCAAGCCGCTCTGCATATAAAAGTGATCATGGAAATTCCTGAAAATTTGACCGTAAAGGGCAACGCCATGCTCACCGAAATACTGATCCAGAACCTACTAAAAAACGCCTTTCTGCACAATAAAAGGAACGGATCGGTAAAAATTCGAATAAAGGGCAGCCATCTCGTTATAGCCAACACCGGGCCGGCGAAATTGGGAAAAGAGTCGGCATTAGAACCGGAAAAGCTGTTCGGCCGATTTTATAAGCAATCCGGTTCCCCCGACAGTTGGGGCCTGGGGCTGGCGATCGCCCGAAAGATCGCCGCGATAAGCGGCTGGGAACTTTATTACCGAGAGAAAGCGGGGTTGCATATTTTTACGGTAGATTTTCAGTGA
- a CDS encoding response regulator transcription factor, producing MKLLIVEDEPHLLKGLEDFASQEGYLCDSVAGFYAAMERVVLYDYDCIILDINLPDGSGFNLLETLHQKGKTDGVIILSARDSLDDKLKGLALGADDYLTKPFYFSELSARIKAVIRRKQFKTNKLLRFSNLVIDPDQYLVGVDDLETLISFTKKEYAILTHLIINHKRVITKVSLAEYIWGDYVDEAQRFDFLFSQIRNLKRKLKDARAEVEIKNIYGVGYQIKPL from the coding sequence ATGAAATTACTCATTGTAGAAGACGAGCCGCATTTGTTGAAAGGACTGGAGGACTTTGCTTCCCAGGAAGGGTATCTGTGCGATTCCGTGGCCGGATTTTATGCCGCCATGGAACGCGTCGTTCTTTACGATTATGATTGCATCATACTGGACATCAACCTTCCCGACGGCAGCGGATTCAATTTGCTGGAAACCCTTCATCAGAAAGGTAAAACGGACGGCGTGATCATCCTCTCTGCGCGCGACTCTCTGGATGACAAACTGAAAGGCCTAGCGCTCGGCGCCGATGACTACCTGACCAAACCGTTTTATTTCTCCGAACTCAGCGCACGGATCAAGGCTGTCATCCGCAGGAAACAGTTCAAAACCAATAAGCTCCTCCGCTTTTCCAATCTGGTAATCGATCCCGATCAATACTTAGTAGGGGTGGATGATCTCGAAACCCTTATTTCCTTCACCAAAAAAGAGTACGCTATTCTCACGCACCTGATCATCAACCATAAACGGGTGATCACCAAGGTGTCGCTGGCCGAATACATCTGGGGCGATTATGTGGACGAGGCCCAGCGTTTTGACTTCTTGTTTTCGCAGATCCGAAACCTTAAGCGCAAGCTGAAAGACGCCAGGGCGGAAGTGGAAATAAAAAACATCTATGGAGTGGGGTACCAAATCAAGCCGCTATGA
- a CDS encoding LytTR family DNA-binding domain-containing protein, translating into MLRQVNKQDFSNHMVGVPTIEGIAFFKAEEIIRCEGMQRLTQVFVEREAIISSYNICEFCRLFCDSGFFSPHKSHLINLQYLHSYHIWGDNTLRDGSRVPLARRRREAFLERVRHF; encoded by the coding sequence TTGCTTCGTCAAGTGAACAAACAGGACTTTTCAAACCACATGGTCGGCGTTCCCACAATCGAAGGTATAGCGTTTTTCAAAGCCGAGGAGATCATCCGCTGCGAAGGAATGCAACGCCTGACCCAGGTATTCGTAGAGAGAGAAGCAATCATCAGTTCCTACAACATCTGCGAATTTTGTCGGCTGTTCTGCGATAGCGGTTTCTTCTCACCGCACAAATCACATCTGATCAACCTGCAATACCTGCATAGCTACCACATCTGGGGCGACAACACCCTGCGCGACGGTTCGCGCGTGCCGCTTGCCCGCCGAAGGCGGGAGGCGTTTTTGGAGCGGGTGCGGCATTTCTGA